One stretch of Ipomoea triloba cultivar NCNSP0323 chromosome 8, ASM357664v1 DNA includes these proteins:
- the LOC116027630 gene encoding uncharacterized protein LOC116027630 gives MTLFRFLAMTLFPLLSDTAFQRCFIPLLAMIVFRFLAPLFNDESIPLLSDELIPILSKAAFLHYIFGWPIPEDVESPIFIGVGKSLRTLTLVSRERGDAIRSAKPYLATPGATVRGLYGETFYEGDTLVTFHYEKSRSGDITQGLPKVEQVLEVRSVDPISLNLERRVEGWNKCLTRILGIPWGFLIGAELTIAQSRISLVNKIQKVYRSQGVQIHNRHIEIIVRQITSNVLVSEDGMSNVFSPGELIRLLRAKRMGRALEEAICYRALLLGITKASLNTQSFISEASFQETARVLXSRQWQHKEQHNYINN, from the exons atgactttattccgctttttagcgatgacTTTattcccgcttcttagcgataccgcttttcagcgatgtttTATCCCACTTTTAGCGATGATTGTATTCCGCTTTTTAGCACCGCTTTTCAACGATGaatctatcccgcttctcagcgatgagcTTATACCGATTCTCAGCAAGGCCGCCTTTTTA CATTATATATTTGGATGGCCCATTCCAGAGGATGTCGAGTCACCAATTTTCATTGGGGTTGGGAAGAGCCTGAGGACATTGACGCTGGTGTCCAG AGAAAGAGGAGACGCAATACGATCAGCTAAGCCTTATTTAGCCACCCCGGGAGCAACTGTTCGTGGCCTTTATGGAGAAACTTTTTACGAAGGAGATACCTTAGTTACATTTCACTATGAAAAATCGAGATCCGGTGATATAACACAAGGTCTTCCAAAAGTAGAACAGGTATTAGAAGTGCGTTCCGTTGATCCAATATCGCTGAATCTAGAAAGGAGGGTTGAGGGTTGGAACAAATGTCTAACAAGAATTCTTGGAATTCCTTGGGGATTCTTGATTGGTGCTGAGCTAACTATAGCGCAAAGTCGCATCTCTTTGGTTAATAAGATCCAAAAAGTTTATCGATCCCAGGGAGTGCAGATTCATAATCGGCATATCGAAATTATTGTACGTCAAATCACATCAAACGTGTTGGTTTCAGAAGACGGAATGTCTAATGTTTTTTCACCCGGAGAACTTATTAGATTGTTGCGAGCAAAACGAATGGGGCGTGCTTTAGAAGAAGCAATCTGTTATCGAGCCCTTTTATTGGGAATAACAAAAGCATCTCTCAATACTCAAAGTTTCATATCGGAAGCGAGTTTTCAAGAAACTGCTCGAGTTTTANCATCTCGACAATGGCAGCACAAGGAGCAACATAACTACATCAACAACTAG